One stretch of Harmonia axyridis chromosome 1, icHarAxyr1.1, whole genome shotgun sequence DNA includes these proteins:
- the LOC123681437 gene encoding uncharacterized protein LOC123681437 yields MSPDEYSQMKNSHIERKKRTYFEISIICCVLSLFCLQIYSFYYLYDIDNKLNNDNILKNIAQPSEQSNIISNKRMKRTVNACCKDGYPGLPGYPGMKGEPGLPGLPGRDARKHIYSRFYNLFNLSSAIMCTQGESRLIRKDDLMPFHIPMLTLSAPL; encoded by the exons ATGTCACCCGATGAATATTCgcaaatgaaaaattctcacATAGAGAGAAAAAAACGGACGTATTTCGAAATTTCCATAATTTGTTGCGTTTTATCACTATTTTGTCTACAAATATATTCGTTTTATTATCTTTATGATATTGACAATAAGTTGAATAACgataacattttaaaaaacattgcACAACCTTCGGAACAATCTAatattatatcgaataaacGAATGAAAAGGACTGTAAATG CATGTTGCAAAGATGGGTATCCGGGATTGCCTGGATATCCGGGTATGAAGGGTGAACCGGGATTGCCTGGACTTCCGGGTCGCGATG CTAGGAAGCATATATATTCACGGTTTTATAACCTTTTTAAcctttcttcggccatcatgtgcacccaaggagaatcgagattaatcagaaaagacgacctgatgccattccacattccaatgttgacgttatctgcaccactgtaa
- the LOC123672567 gene encoding uncharacterized protein LOC123672567, which translates to MSFKYLGANVTSNRNLKNEVKAQTKNASLISCYWRDVFWRNKYMSTRSKVKTCVRPVMTYAVETRAENTVTKRLLRTTEMRALRSIAGYTLLNRKRNEEIREISDIQDVVRWARKRRRAWRDHVDRMSDDRLAKIAQEEKPNTSRPPGRPPTRWYESWSSSSQQQLENH; encoded by the coding sequence ATGTCGTTCAAATATCTAGGCGCGAATGTAACAAGTAATAGGAATTTGAAGAACGAAGTGAAAGCTCAAACAAAGAATGCATCATTAATATCGTGCTACTGGCGAGATGTATTCTGGCGGAATAAATATATGAGCACCAGGAGCAAAGTCAAGACCTGTGTGAGACCGGTGATGACATACGCGGTAGAGACCAGAGCAGAGAACACCGTAACTAAGCGTCTTCTAAGAACAACTGAGATGCGAGCGCTGAGATCTATAGCGGGATACACATTACTTAACCGCAAAAGAAACGAAGAGATTAGAGAGATAAGTGACATCCAGGATGTGGTGAGATGGGCAAGAAAACGTCGAAGAGCATGGAGAGACCATGTGGACAGAATGTCGGATGACCGCTTGGCAAAGATCGCACAGGAAGAAAAACCAAATACATCCCGACCACCAGGACGACCACCTACAAGATGGTATGAAAGCTGGTCTTCGTCATCCCAGCAGCAGCTAGAAAACCATTGA
- the LOC123672577 gene encoding craniofacial development protein 2-like: MIKSPLSSISSMTKKKDKGSSKYGEYILIYSGKNKNERAASGVGLQLHEKFETHISDVKNIDDRRLHVTVGLQISHPTHILSVYAPDTSKPQADIGLFYHTLQTTLDDIANEDEILILGDFNARIGDEAISDGIKNRFNEETMNESGDQMVQLCMQDELRINNTLYPHKPQHKYTFENTRGHRSIIDYVVSNKNIHPTRKQDVRSLASANAGTDHHLVLAKIRTDVQPPHKKSTETRSIFNIESLSDDSTKQLYRQRLRRKIVANNIQDFDDVETAWAKLRTNILEAAEEAFGKRTIKKGGKPNTKPWFKQEVKMLAEEKRKSYLQYRSNTVTYDEYKSVRNRVNENIRKIKRDH; this comes from the exons ATGATCAAGTCTCCTTTATCATCTATATCGTCGATG ACCAAGAAGAAGGACAAAGGAAGCAGCAAATATGGGGAATACATACTGATTTATAGCGGCAAGAATAAGAATGAAAGAGCAGCATCAGGAGTAGGCCTACAGttacatgaaaaatttgaaacccATATCAGCGATGTTAAAAACATTGACGACAGACGATTACATGTGACAGTCGGACTACAAATATCACATCCAACACACATTTTAAGTGTTTATGCACCCGATACGAGTAAACCTCAAGCAGATATAGGCTTATTCTACCACACATTACAAACAACTTTGGACGATATAGCTAACGAGGATGAAATATTAATCCTTGGAGATTTCAATGCGAGAATTGGTGATGAAGCTATATCTGATGGTATCAAGAATCGATTTAACGAGGAGACAATGAATGAGAGCGGTGATCAAATGGTACAATTGTGCATGCAGGATGAACTAAGGATCAATAACACCTTATACCCACATAAACCACAACATAAGTACACCTTCGAAAATACACGAGGGCATAGGTCAATAATAGACTACGTGGtctcaaataaaaatatccaTCCGACAAGAAAACAGGACGTACGATCACTAGCTTCCGCCAATGCTGGAACGGACCACCATCTTGTATTGGCAAAAATACGAACAGATGTGCAACCACCTCATAAGAAATCCACCGAGACAAGAAGTATATTTAATATAGAATCCCTTTCCGACGACTCAACTAAACAGCTGTATCGGCAAAGGCTCCGAAGAAAAATAGTTGCGAACAACATCCAAGACTTCGACGACGTCGAAACGGCGTGGGCAAAATTAAGAACTAATATACTTGAAGCAGCAGAGGAGGCATTTGGAAAAAGAACTATAAAGAAAGGGGGAAAACCAAATACGAAACCCTGGTTTAAACAAGAAGTTAAGATGCTGGCCGAAGAGAAGAGAAAATCTTACTTACAATATAGATCTAATACGGTGACATATGATGAGTATAAATCTGTGAGGAATAGGGTCAACGAAAATATCCGGAAAATAAAAAGGGATCATTGA